AAGTGGGCTACCCCCTCTTTTTCACGATCGATGCCGTAAAAGAGGAGCCGATCTTGAAATTCGATAACCGCTCCGGCTCGGTCCATGAAAGGAAGATTCTCCATCGCAACCTCCCACTTGTCGCTTGCGGGATCGTACACCTCCACGTTCTTGGCAGGGGCGAAATGTCCATCGACACTCGCGAAACCACCGGCGAGATAAAGTTTCCCACCAACAGCCACGAGACTAGGAAATACGCGAGGCCGCAGAGGAGAAGCGATCTTCGACCATTGCTTGTTCGTCAGATCAAACACCTCTGCCTCACTGACAATCCCCGCATCACCGATTCCTCCGACCACAAAATACTTCTCTCCTAAACGGGCTCCTCCAAAAGAACGACGGAGCGTAGGAATCGAGGCTTCGGTTGCTGCGGGTTCCTCGCTATCGGGCTTCCAGCGCCACGTTTCGGCCACAAGCCCTTGATCATCGGTCTTCACGCGGCTGCCACCAAAAATAAACAGCTCACCTTGATAGGGAGTCGCTGAGAACATGGCCCGCGTGGTAGGGAGATGTCCCACCTCTTCCATCCAGTCTTTGCTGCGCAGGCGATACTGAAAGATGGTGTCGGCAGAATGGAAACCTTTGTCGTCATACGTTAGCCCCCCCAACACATAGATCGAAGGATCGATGCGCGGGCCTTCTTGATAGGCATAACCACCTTGGGTCGGCCTCGCGAGATTCGGCAACTTTTCTACGGAGCGAGCGGCCAAGTCGAACTTGTAAGCCTCGTCGCTAAAAGCCTCTTTAGAAAAGTTATGCGGCTCGGTCGTACGATTGCCACCGAAGGCGTAGAGCGAAGAACCACTTAAGTAGAGTGCTTGTCCCTGCTTCACTTTTCCGCCGAAATCGACCGACCATTCCACCTGCTTGGGTACGGCACCAGCGGCCAGATCGATCACCTCGAGATTGGCTAAGTATCCACCACCTCGAGCGACACCAGCGATCGCAACCACTTTGCCACCATCGGCAACGAGTCGATGAAAGCTGCGTGGGAACAGCAGGCGTTCGATGCTGGTCCAAGCGGTTCCCTCGGGGCTAAGTTTGTAAACAATCCCTTCCGAGCCGCTGTAGTAGAGCACGCCGTCGGCGACATACGCGGAAATTGCAAATCCGGAAAGTCCTTCGCTACCGGCGAGTTCAGGACCAGCCGACCATGTGTCACTCTTCGGATCGTAGATGTGGACCGCACGTGTGATTTGATTGTCGCTCGACATCCCTCCCATCACATACAGCTTGCTCTGATGCCCAGCTGTAGCGAGTGCACGGGTCGAGAAAGGAGGTTTGGCAATCTCTTTCCATGCACCTTGGTCTTGGCTCAAGTCGTAGACCAGCGCTGTGTCGTGCCATGTGGCATCTTGTGCTGTCCCCTCTTGCAAATTCCAGCCGCCGACAACGTACAACTTGCCATCGACAACAGCGGCGTCGAGCGACGAGCGTGGTATGGGGAGTGATGGCAAGTCGGTCCACGTTTTGGTGGTGGGATCGAACTTGGCGAATGTCGAGAGCGAGTGAAATTCGGTTGGATCACCAGCGGCGTTTTTGAAACTCAAACCGCCGACGCGATAGATCGCACCTTGCCAAGTGACGAGTCCGGGACTCTGCGAGGTGATATGCATCGGCAGCGCTTCCCAAGCTGTGCCGGGCGAGGCGAGATTGATGCGACAGAAGTGGGGCGAGAGGCCATCCTTCGAATTGCCCGGCAGACGTCCGGCGTGGCCACCAAAGACATAGATCCAGCCATCGGTGACTACAGCTCCAAAGCTCGAAATCGCTTCGGGTAGCAACGGGTAGGGCATTGCATCGCCACGCGTTTCCGCGCGAGCTGTAAGCGTGCAGAGCAGGCCAATGAGGCATGCCAATGAAGCAAAACGAGTCCTGGCCATTGGGAGATTCCTTCGGAAGGATGCCGGCAATCGAGTGGGACAAACGCCGCAGAACGGCGCTGGCGGAACCATGTAGTGTCAGCTTCAAAGATGCTGGCGAGGTCCCAGACCGGCTGGCGAGAAACTGAAGTGAGATTCAGTCTCAGAAAGATAACAACGTGACCTGAGGTGTCAATCCCATCAGGAAAATAAGATCGCCCGCAGCGAGGGGGAACACTTGCTCTAGCGCTGCCGGGGTGCTAAACCCGTACGCAGAAGTCGTCTGTTTGTCGATTCTTCAGCCTCTTACTTTTCGAGCGAAGCTTAACTCATGAAGTCCTTCTCCCTTCTTGCGTTCGTGGCTTGCATCGTAGCCGGCGTAGCACTCTACGCTCAGCAAAACGAGCGTGCATCGCAGATTCCGAAGGGACCTGCAGGTCCGCCATCTGTCGCCAAACCAGCCACCAAGGCGAAACCAGCTGCGAAGGGGAAGGGGCGTCCTGCTGCGGTTGGTCCAGCGATTGGTGGGAACACAGCCACACCGGTCGGACTGATTAAGGCAGCCAAGGATTTCAGCGTCGAACTGCTCTATTCGGTCGAAGGGGCCGAGCAAGGTTCGTGGGTGAATTTGTGCAGCGACGATAAGGGGCGGATCTACGCCAGCGATCAGTTCGGTGGTTTGTATCGCTTCACTCCACCAGCCCCGGGAGCAAAACTCGACCCGAAAGCGATCGAAAAAGTTCCTGCAGATGTTCGTGCCGTGAACGGTATGCTCTTTGCCTTCGGAGCACTCTACGTGGGAGTGAACGACTACGAACAAAAGATGCAAAGTGGCCTTTATCGCATCACTGATAGCGACAGCGACGACAAACTCGACAAAGTGGAATTGCTGCGGGCAATCGACTCGAAGGGTGACCACGGCGTGCATGCCGTGGTGCTTACGCCCGACGGCAAAGGGCTCTACTTAGTTTGTGGTAACAACGCCATCCTGACCGAAACTCCCGACTCGTCGCCTGTTCCCAAAATCTGGGGGGATGATCATCTGCTGCCGCGGATGCCCGATGGGCGAGGGCACAATGTCAATGTTCTCGCGCCGGGTGGAATCATCTATCGCGTTTCGCCCGATGGCAAAGAATTCAAAATCTACGCCAATGGTTTTCGCAACATCTTCGATGCTTCGGTGAATCATGACGGCGAGCTTTTCACCTACGACGCCGATATGGAGTACGACTTCAACACGTCGTGGTATCGTCCAACGCGCATCAATCATGTGGTGAGTGGTGCTGAATTCGGCTGGCGCAACGGCGCAGGCAAGTATCCCGAGTTCTACCCCGACAACCTTCCTGCAACGCTGAACATCGGACCTGGTTCGCCGACCGGCACCACGTTTGGCTACGGCGCGAAGTTTCCGGCCAAGTATCAGAAGGCGTTTTTTGTACTCGACTGGAGCTGGGGCAAAGTTTACGCCGTGCATCTGCAGGAGCAGGGCTCGTCGTATACAGCTACGAAGGAAGAGTTTCTCTCGGGTGCGCCGCTCCCTGTCACCGATGCGATCATTCATCCGCAAGATGGCGCGATGTACTTTGCCATCGGTGGACGTCGCGTGCAGTCGGGGCTTTACCGTGTGACTTATACAGGTTCAGAATCGACTGCTCCGGTGGAGGCCCAAGCCACCAAGAGTGCAGCTCGCGATCTACGGCATCAACTCGAAGCGTTTCATGGCAAGCAAGATCCTGCGGCGCTCGATGTGGCCTGGCCTCACCTCAACCATCCCGACCGATTCATTCGCTGGGCAGCGCGGACGATTGTCGAGCATCAACCAGCAGCAACCTGGCAAGAACGTGCACTGAGCGAGAGCGATTCGACCAAACAACTCGAGCTATTAATGGCTCTTGCGCGAGTTGCTGGCGATTGCCCTAGCCATCGCGCGAAGGATGCAGTGATCGATACTGCGACCCGCGATAAAATCATCGCCGCGCTCTTGAAACTCGATTGGTCGAAGCTCACGCAAGATGAGCGGCTCAGCTTCGTTCGAACTCTCCAAATTGTGCTGCATCGTTTCGGAAATCCCGACGATGCGACCGTCGTTGCTGTCATTGCGAAACTCGACCCGGCATTTCCGGCCGACAACTTTGAACTGAACTGGCTCTTGTGCGAGACACTCGGCTATCTGCAAGCTCCCAACACGGCTGCGAAAGGTATGGCCCTGATTGCAGCGTCGTCGAGCCAAGAACCTCAGCTCGAATATGCTCGCAGCCTGCGATTCCTGAAGACCGGATGGACGAAAGAACTTCGCACAGCCCAGCTGGAGTGGTTCCTCAAGGCTGCAAACTATCGTGGCGGCGCCAGCTTCGCAAAGTTTGTCGAATTCATTCGCAACGACACGCTCAGCACCTTCAGCGAATCAGAAAAAGCGGAACTTGCTGAGCTGATCGCCAAGAAGCCCGAGGAGAAATCAGCCATTGAAAATGTGGGGGAGATGTTCGCCGGTCGAACGGCCAACAACTGGACACTTGAGGAACTGAGCGCCGCGACCAAGACCGATCTGAAGCATCGCAGCTTCGACAAGGGACGCAAAGTCTTTGCAGCTGCTGCTTGCTTCACCTGTCATCGCTTCGGCAATGCGGGTGGCATGACTGGTCCTGATCTCAGCACCGCTGGCCGCCGCTATTCACCTCACGACTTCCTCGACCAAATCATCAACCCCAGCAAGGTGATTAACGAACAGTTTTCGGCAGTGGTGGTTCTCACCGACTCCGGAATGGTGGTGAGTGGTGTGGTGGTGAATCTCAACGGCGACTCGATGACAATCAACACCGATCTAACCGACCCCAACAAGCGGGTGAACATCGACCGCAAAGAGATCGAAGAGATTCAGCAGTCCACTACCTCGCCCATGCCAGCCAATTTGCTCAGCTTGCTGACGAAGGAAGAAGTCCTCGATTTGGTGGCCTACGTGCTAAGTGGTGGGGACCCGCAGCACGAGATGTTTAAGCCCTAAACAATCGGCTGAATACGACAACGCTCGCAGTCCAACTGAGGCCACTATCGTGCGGTCGATAAGACCCTCGATAGTGGCTTTTTTCTTTATTTTCTCAGCAATAGGCAGGGATTCGTGCGTGAGCGCCACCAGTTTCTCACACCAAGCGTCGCTGCTATAACCGTCGTTTCTGCGAGTCGGAGAGAGTTTACTCCACTTGCCGTTTAGTCGTTGCTCTCGGCTGGTAGGAACACGCGTGTTTTTTCAACGAACTGGTGGTTGGCGTTTCTTCACGATCGGAACTCTGTGGTGCTGCTCGGCGCTGGCTATAGTGACCAACCCTAGTACAGCCCAAACTCCGCAGGAGATGATCGACCAGCAAGTTCCTGCAGCGCGAAAAATCATCGAGGCCTATCACGGCGCGGAAGCCAACACTTCGAAACGTACGCTGCACATTATCTACTGGACTCCCTCCGATCGCGATCCACAGCCGCAATATCGCGAGCGACTCTCGCGCGTTTTGTTCGACATTCGCGCGTTCTATTTGCGTGAGATGAAACGCCTCGGTTTTGGCGAGCGCACTATTCGTTTGGCGACGGACTATGATGGCCTGCTCACGATTCATGTCGTGAAAGGAAAGCGACCCTATGCGAACTATCACGTAGAAAGTGGTCGCGCAATTCGCGAAGAGTGCTTGCCCGTTTTGAAGGAAGCTGGCATCGATGCCGATAAGGAAACGATCGTCATCTTCTGCAACATGAGCAACTGGGATCCTGTTGCAGGCACGATGTCGCAGAATAGTCCCTACTATGCCGGTGGTGGACTGCGCAGCGGAACTGCGTGGCAAGTCGATTCGGCGCTGCTCGATTCCGATCTAATCGCCAAGAAAGAGCCGCTGATTCGCGACGGACAGTACGGCCGAATTTCGGTGGGCCGCTATAACAGCATCTTCGTCGGCGGTGTTTGTCACGAACTTGGTCATGCTCTTAGTTTGCCTCATAACTTGGAGCGACCCGATGAGCGAGTTGCTTTCGGCACCGCGCTCATGGGTAGTGGCAATCGGAGTTATGGGGAAGATCAACGTGGTGAAGGACGTGGATCGTTCCTCACTCTCTGTGAAGGCCTGCGATTAGCCAGCCATCCACTCTTCACCGGCAGCGAGAAGGGGATCGACCTCCCCCGCAACGCAAAGCTTGACAACATTGCTGTGGAAGTCGCCGAGGATGCGAAGTCGTTCACCTTCTCGGCGAAAGTTACAGCCGATCCACCTCCTTATGCGGTGATTGGCTACATGGATCCCAGTGGTGGCAGCGACTACGACGCAACCACCATCACGGCCATTCCTGATAGCGAAGGGAAGTTCTCGTTTCGCTGTGCGGCCTTCCAACCTGGGAAAACAGGCGAGCTGCGCGTCGTAGTTTGTCAGGCCAACGGAGGACGTATCGGCGATCAGAACTTGTCGATTCCCTACTCGATTGATGGCGATGGCGTGGTCGATTTGTCCGCCTATCAATCGCAGGCCAAGCTTGTCCCAATCACTGCAGCAATTGCAGCGAGCGATAGCCAAGGGATTGCCTCTGCCATTCAAAAACTGGAAGCGAGCAGCACAGGTTCGGAAGCTGATCAGAAACTCCTCGAGGTGGCGCGCGTCTTGGCAACCACAATTTCGCGCGAGCGAAAAGTAGCGCCTGCCGCGATCGAAGGGGATAGTAGCTGCTGGGTCTCTGACACTGCGTGGAAGTCGGCACAAGTTGGCTGGGGTCGGCCACGGGCCAATCGTCTTCCGAGCGACTCTATGGCCATGGTGGTTGGTGGACAACTCTTCGCACGCGGGCTCTATGCTCATGCACCTAGTAAGTACACGTACGAACTAGGTGGCAAGTGGAAACGACTCAGCGGAGTGGCTGGACTGGCCGATGGCAATGATGGTTCCGTTGTGTTTGTGATCGTCGGCGATGGGAAGGAACTCTGGCGCTCGAAGAAAGTCGCCGATGCCAGCCTCCCCGCATTTGATGTCGATATAGCAGGGGTTCAAGAACTACTCCTCCAAGTCGAAGATGCTGGAAATGGAAACTCCAGCGAC
This window of the Pirellula staleyi DSM 6068 genome carries:
- a CDS encoding kelch repeat-containing protein, whose translation is MARTRFASLACLIGLLCTLTARAETRGDAMPYPLLPEAISSFGAVVTDGWIYVFGGHAGRLPGNSKDGLSPHFCRINLASPGTAWEALPMHITSQSPGLVTWQGAIYRVGGLSFKNAAGDPTEFHSLSTFAKFDPTTKTWTDLPSLPIPRSSLDAAVVDGKLYVVGGWNLQEGTAQDATWHDTALVYDLSQDQGAWKEIAKPPFSTRALATAGHQSKLYVMGGMSSDNQITRAVHIYDPKSDTWSAGPELAGSEGLSGFAISAYVADGVLYYSGSEGIVYKLSPEGTAWTSIERLLFPRSFHRLVADGGKVVAIAGVARGGGYLANLEVIDLAAGAVPKQVEWSVDFGGKVKQGQALYLSGSSLYAFGGNRTTEPHNFSKEAFSDEAYKFDLAARSVEKLPNLARPTQGGYAYQEGPRIDPSIYVLGGLTYDDKGFHSADTIFQYRLRSKDWMEEVGHLPTTRAMFSATPYQGELFIFGGSRVKTDDQGLVAETWRWKPDSEEPAATEASIPTLRRSFGGARLGEKYFVVGGIGDAGIVSEAEVFDLTNKQWSKIASPLRPRVFPSLVAVGGKLYLAGGFASVDGHFAPAKNVEVYDPASDKWEVAMENLPFMDRAGAVIEFQDRLLFYGIDREKEGVAHFVVLDPTPQAASFGQAATPAPEVTVVDDQLARLMRLDANKDGQLSTEEVTGRFRRIVERADANKDGVATREELEKAVQSMQPVTEGRPRRN
- a CDS encoding c-type cytochrome, which encodes MKSFSLLAFVACIVAGVALYAQQNERASQIPKGPAGPPSVAKPATKAKPAAKGKGRPAAVGPAIGGNTATPVGLIKAAKDFSVELLYSVEGAEQGSWVNLCSDDKGRIYASDQFGGLYRFTPPAPGAKLDPKAIEKVPADVRAVNGMLFAFGALYVGVNDYEQKMQSGLYRITDSDSDDKLDKVELLRAIDSKGDHGVHAVVLTPDGKGLYLVCGNNAILTETPDSSPVPKIWGDDHLLPRMPDGRGHNVNVLAPGGIIYRVSPDGKEFKIYANGFRNIFDASVNHDGELFTYDADMEYDFNTSWYRPTRINHVVSGAEFGWRNGAGKYPEFYPDNLPATLNIGPGSPTGTTFGYGAKFPAKYQKAFFVLDWSWGKVYAVHLQEQGSSYTATKEEFLSGAPLPVTDAIIHPQDGAMYFAIGGRRVQSGLYRVTYTGSESTAPVEAQATKSAARDLRHQLEAFHGKQDPAALDVAWPHLNHPDRFIRWAARTIVEHQPAATWQERALSESDSTKQLELLMALARVAGDCPSHRAKDAVIDTATRDKIIAALLKLDWSKLTQDERLSFVRTLQIVLHRFGNPDDATVVAVIAKLDPAFPADNFELNWLLCETLGYLQAPNTAAKGMALIAASSSQEPQLEYARSLRFLKTGWTKELRTAQLEWFLKAANYRGGASFAKFVEFIRNDTLSTFSESEKAELAELIAKKPEEKSAIENVGEMFAGRTANNWTLEELSAATKTDLKHRSFDKGRKVFAAAACFTCHRFGNAGGMTGPDLSTAGRRYSPHDFLDQIINPSKVINEQFSAVVVLTDSGMVVSGVVVNLNGDSMTINTDLTDPNKRVNIDRKEIEEIQQSTTSPMPANLLSLLTKEEVLDLVAYVLSGGDPQHEMFKP
- a CDS encoding NPCBM/NEW2 domain-containing protein; this encodes MTNPSTAQTPQEMIDQQVPAARKIIEAYHGAEANTSKRTLHIIYWTPSDRDPQPQYRERLSRVLFDIRAFYLREMKRLGFGERTIRLATDYDGLLTIHVVKGKRPYANYHVESGRAIREECLPVLKEAGIDADKETIVIFCNMSNWDPVAGTMSQNSPYYAGGGLRSGTAWQVDSALLDSDLIAKKEPLIRDGQYGRISVGRYNSIFVGGVCHELGHALSLPHNLERPDERVAFGTALMGSGNRSYGEDQRGEGRGSFLTLCEGLRLASHPLFTGSEKGIDLPRNAKLDNIAVEVAEDAKSFTFSAKVTADPPPYAVIGYMDPSGGSDYDATTITAIPDSEGKFSFRCAAFQPGKTGELRVVVCQANGGRIGDQNLSIPYSIDGDGVVDLSAYQSQAKLVPITAAIAASDSQGIASAIQKLEASSTGSEADQKLLEVARVLATTISRERKVAPAAIEGDSSCWVSDTAWKSAQVGWGRPRANRLPSDSMAMVVGGQLFARGLYAHAPSKYTYELGGKWKRLSGVAGLADGNDGSVVFVIVGDGKELWRSKKVADASLPAFDVDIAGVQELLLQVEDAGNGNSSDWGVWADPQLTR